A single region of the Drosophila miranda strain MSH22 chromosome 2, D.miranda_PacBio2.1, whole genome shotgun sequence genome encodes:
- the LOC108157207 gene encoding DNA-directed RNA polymerases I, II, and III subunit RPABC5, translating to MIIPIRCFTCGKVIGNKWESYLGLLQAEYTEGDALDALGLKRYCCRRMLLGHVDLIEKLLNYAPLEK from the exons ATGATTATTCCAATTCGTTGCTTCACTTGTGGCAAAGTCATTGGCAACAAGTGGGAGTCGTATCTGGGTCTGCTGCAGGCGGAGTACACCGAAGG CGATGCCTTGGACGCCTTGGGCCTGAAGCGCTACTGCTGCCGACGCATGTTGCTTGGACACGTCGATCTGATTGAGAAGCTGCTCAATTATGCACCACTCGAGAAGTAA
- the LOC108157206 gene encoding methionine aminopeptidase 1: MTQICQTTNCGKEATLQCPSCLKLGIKGSFFCSQTCFKGFWKEHKAIHALAGGAQKTPAENGAYNPWPQFKYTGKLRPFEQTPKRAVPLTIQRPDYADHVDGRSLSEEALRGTTIKVLDDEEIEAMRVAGRLGRECLDEGAKAVEVGITTDELDRLVHEAAIERDCYPSPLNYYNFPKSCCTSVNEVICHGIPDKRPLEDGDLCNIDVTVFHHGFHGDLNETFFVGNVSEKHKKLVQVTHEALTKAIELVRPGVKYREIGNVIQKYVTPHGFSVVRSYCGHGIHRVFHTAPNVPHYAKNSAVGVMAPGHCFTIEPMISMGVRDAKSWPDDWTAVTGDGQYSAQFEQTLLVNNNGCEILTKRRENNGQPWFMDKM; the protein is encoded by the exons ATGACTCAGATATGCCAGACAACCAACTGCGGCAAGGAGGCGACTCTGCAATGTCCCAGCTGCCTCAAGCTGGGCATCAAGGGGTCCTTCTTCTGTTCCCAGACCTGCTTCAAGGGTTTCTGGAAGGAACATAAGGCTATTCACGCTTTGGCAG gTGGAGCACAGAAGACCCCCGCCGAGAATGGGGCTTACAACCCCTGGCCACAGTTCAAATACACCGGCAAGCTGCGTCCGTTCGAGCAGACCCCCAAGCGCGCAGTGCCACTGACAATTCAACGTCCGGACTATGCTGATCACGTAGATGGACGGTCGCTCTCGGAGGAAGCCCTGCGAGGCACAACCATCAAGGTGCTAGACGATGAAGAAATTGAGGCAATGCGAGTTGCAGGCCGCCTGGGAAGAGAATGCCTGGACGAGGGAGCCAAGGCTGTGGAGGTGGGCATCACCACAGACGAGCTGGATCGACTGGTGCACGAGGCGGCCATTGAGCGCGACTGCTATCCATCGCCTCTGAACTACTACAACTTTCCCAAATCGTGCTGCACCTCGGTTAACGAGGTGATTTGCCATGGCATACCGGACAAGCGGCCCCTGGAGGACGGCGATCTGTGCAATATCGACGTTACGGTCTTCCATCATGGGTTCCATGGAGATCTGAACGAGACATTCTTTGTCGGAAATGTCTCGGAGAAGCACAAGAAGCTGGTGCAGGTCACCCACGAGGCCCTGACCAAGGCAATCGAGCTTGTGCGTCCGGGCGTCAAGTATCGCGAAATTGGCAACGTTATCCAGAAGTATGTGACCCCACATGGATTCAGTGTGGTTCGTAGCTACTGCGGCCACGGCATACATCGCGTCTTCCATACAGCCCCCAACGTACCGCACTATGCCA aAAACTCGGCTGTCGGCGTCATGGCCCCTGGACATTGCTTCACCATTGAGCCCATGATTTCCATGGGTGTGCGCGACGCCAAGAGCTGGCCAGATGACTGGACTGCCGTCACCGGCGATGGCCAATACTCGGCCCAGTTTGAGCAAACTCTTCTAGTGAATAACAATGGCTGTGAGATCCTGACGAAGCGACGCGAGAACAACGGCCAGCCTTGGTTCATGGACAAGATGTAA